GTTCGCGGTTTAGCGCCGGGCTGGCTGCCGGCAGTTGGCGGTTGAGCTTTTCAACCGCCATCTTTTGCAGCTCAGCCGAGGGAAGCCCGTGACGGGCGAGACTCACCTCGATGACGCGCAGTTTCACCAACTTGTGTTCCTCGTCCAGAGTGTCGAGCGGCCAGCGCGCGAGGGTTTTCAACAAGGATTCTTGATCCGTGGAGGCCCCGACCCGGGCCAAACCCAGCAGGGCGTGCAGGCCGATGGTGGGATTCGTTTCGGCCCATGCTTTGGCTTTCCAGGTGGTGAGATCTTGAGACTCCAACCCAATACGGGCCGCGTAGCGAATCCAACGATCCTTGGAACCCAGATGCGGCCACACCGCCTCCGCTCCGCCCGGCTGCGACACTCCGTGGTAGGTCTCCAATTTCTTCCGGAGGGCCCGCGATTCTTGGACTCCCGCGTCCGCTACCGGAGGAGCCGGGCTGGTGGCCTCATTGCCGGTGTAGCTGATGCGATACAATCCAGCTTGCGTGCCGCGGCCCCCCGTCGTGAAGTACATCGCTCCGTCCTTGCCGACCTCCAAATCGTTCAGGTTGAGGGGTTTGCCCTGGACGAACGATTCGAACGAGCCGGTGTAGCTCGCGCCCATATCCCGGAGATGAACGGCGATCAGGCGGCCATAGGTCCAATCCATCATGTAGAAAGCCCTCTGATACTTGGAGGGAAACTTGGCACCGGTTCCGAACCGGACGCCGGTAGGGCAGCCTACGCCGATATTCACCGTTGCAGGCAAGGAGTCGGCATAGTATTCGGGCCATTTGGCCGAGCCTTCACGGAACCCTTGATCACCCCCGCTCACGAGATGGAAGGCGCGCACGGGACGGTACCAAGGCATCCCCCAATCCCATTCCATGTCACTGTCGAACCCAAACAGCTCACCCTCGAGATTGAAGGCAATGTCGTAGGTGTTCCGCTGACCCGAGGCAAAGAGTTCGCACTGGCTGCCATCGGGGTTGAGTCGCACCACGTAACCGCCCGGGGGCTTGCGTCCCGCGCCGAACCCGTTGCCATCTTCCATGCGGGGCAGAACCAGATCGTCGGCGTAGTTTTTGTGGGGGGAGCTCGCCACCAGATCGTTCGGCACGTCCACAAAATTCCCGTTCACGATGTAGAGCTTGCCATCCTGGCCTAGGACGATGCCGTGCGCTCCGTGCTCTCCCGGACCTCCTTGCCAGCGGCGAAGCAGTTCAACCTGATCGTAGGTGTCGTCCCCGTTCGTGTCCTTCAATCGATAGAGATGGTAACCTTCCTTGCCTTGGCCATTTACATAGAGGCTGTCGAAGGCGTAGAGGAGCCCCATGGCCGCTCGCACAGGTAGGTCGATGGTTTCCAGCTTGGCGATCTGGCCGGCGGAGTCGAGGGTGAGGCGCAGCATGGGCTCGTCGCCCTGGGGTGAGATGATCAGGCGCCCTTTGGAATCGATGGTCATCGATACCCAGGATCCTTCCCCGGGCTGGGATGACCGAATCAGTTCCACGCGGAAACCCGGTGCCACCTTCAAGCTCTCCGCGGGAGTGGCTACGGCCGGTTTCAATACATCGCCCCAAGGCTCGCGTCCCAGGGCGCCCAGGCTCGTGGATGCCACCCATCCTTCGGTAGGCAGCGGTGCGTTGGGGGTGCCCGTGGTGTTCTCCGTCGTGAGCCAGCTGGTGTCCGAGACCAGGGTCTGTTTACGTCCGCCCTCGAATTGAAGGTCGAGTTTCACCAGCAAGGCCGCAATACCCTCGGAGTTGCGGGCGGCGACATGCAGCGTGTTCTCGCCGTTCTGGAGCTTGGCTCCAACATCCGCGCTCGCGGGCCTTGACCACTCGCTGTTCCGCAGGACCCGTTGCCCGTTCAGAAACACCTCTGCTCCGTTGTCGCAAGTTGCAGTCAGAGTGGCGCGGCTGACCTTCGCGCCCACGCTGAAGGTTTTCTTAAAGAAGCGTGTTTCCTTGTCCTTGGGCGTCGCGGCCCAGATCCACTCGGGTGTCTGAGCTTGAAGCCCAGGGCTAGCCAGGCAAAGCAAACCCAGAACGAGGCTCAGAAGTGAAGCAGGCGGCGGCAGAGGCAGTCGGGAGCGCATGGGGGCAGAGAGGTTGGGTTGGGGTTCGGAGCTAAATGGAATAATGGATGAGAACGAGGAGAGTTCGCCAGAGGCGCGGTGCGTGGCGCTGGACGGAGTCAATCCAGCGCCACGAAGAAACTCGTGGCCGGCGTCTGAGTCGGCCCGCGGCGGCTTACTTGCTGGCGAGCGCGGCTTCGATCGCTTCGATGACGGCGGGGTCATCGGGCGTTGTCTTGGGCTCGAACCGTTTGAGAATCTCGCCATTTTTGCCGATCAGGAACTTTCCGAAATTCCACTTCGTGTCGCCGGGGAACGGGGAATCCTTCCCGGTCAGAGCGGTATAGAGCGGGTGCTGCTCGCTGCCTTTGACATGCAGTTTGTCGAACATCGGGAAAGTGACCTGATATTTGGATGAGCAAAACGATTTAATCTCCTCATTGCTCCCCGGCTCCTGGGCGCCGAAGTCGTTGCACGGGAAACCCAGCACGGTAAAACCCTTGCCTTTGAATTTCTGGTGCAGCTTCTCCAGGGACTTGTACTGCGGGGTTAGCCCGCATTGGGACGCGACATTGACAACCAGCAAGACTTTGCCCTGATAAGCCTTCAGGCTGGTGGCTTTTTGATCGATGTCCTTGAGCGGGATATCATATAGGCTCGAGGCCGCGTGGGAGAGTGTGGTCATGAGAGCAAGCAGCGAGGTGACAGCAGCTAGGAATTTCATGGGGGCGAGTATCCGCAGTCCCACGCCAATGTCAAATGCGCTTCCCACAGACCCGGCACCCCCGCGGTCGCCTCAGCCGAGTTGGAGCTCGCCTCGCTGGAAGGTGGCGCACTCCCCGCCGATGGACACGCGATCGCCGTTCAAGCGGCACGACAACTCGCCCCCGCGCGCGGAGACCTGCCGAGCGGTGAGCGTGGTCTTTCCCAGTCGATTCGCCCACAGTGGGATTAGTGAGCAGTGGGCGGATCCGGTGACGGGATCCTCGGGAACGCCCGCCTGCGGGGCGAAGAACCGGGACACAAAATCGCAGGTGCGCCCCGGAGCGGTGGCGATCACCCCCAAGCAATCCAGTGTTGCGATGAGCGCCATCTCCGGACACAGCGCCTTGACCTCTTCCTCGGATCTGAACACCGCAACATAGTCGCGGGAGCGGAGAACCTCTGCTGGTTGGGCCTTGAGGCCGGCGACCAGATGGGCCGGGGTGTCGCAGGCTTGTGGGGGTCGACTGGGAAAATCGAGTTCGATCGAGGGACCGTTGCGGCTGGCGGTCAGGCAACCGCTTCGAGTGTTAAAGCGCACGGTCTCGCCTGCGGTGCCGAGCTCATGGAACAAAACGTGCGCCGAGGCGAGGGTGGCATGTCCGCACAAATCTACCTCCACGCTGGGAGTAAACCATCGAAGCCCGTAGTCCGATCCTTGCGGTAACAGGAACGCGGTTTCGGAGAGATTGTTTTCGGCCGCGATGGACTGAAGTAAATGGTCAGGCACGGCCACCGGCAGCAGGCACACTCCTGCCGGGTTGCCGCCGAACGGCGTCGCGGTGAACGCGCTGACGCGATAGTAAGGAACTCTCACCCCGGGGAGCCTACCAGGAGCCAGCCTGGGCGCAAGCGGCCGAAAAAACCTAAGCCGTAAACCCGAACCGGAACTTCTCTTCCTCCGGCTTGATTTTGAGCGAATGGCAGATGTGTTTGGAGGCGAGCATGCTGGCGGCGGTCTTGACCATCCGATCGAACTCCGGCTTGCTCATCTCCAGCCCTTCGTGACGGATCGCATGGATGTGAAAGCCCCGTTCGAGCAGTTCTTCCACAAACTCCTCGCACGCCACCGGGTCATCGGTGGAGTGATGATTCGGCAACGTTTGCCGCCGGAAGGGAGGGGTGTATTCAACGGTGTATTTCGGAATCATAGGTTCGAGATGGGTTGATGGTGATCGTTCTTTTTGTCTTCAATCCCAGCCTGCCCCACGTAAACCCTCTTCGCCTCACCCGGATTGGGAAGCACTGAACTATTCTTGGCGCCGCCCGGGAAATCTCCGGCTGACGGATCCGCTTCGGTCCTATCGCGCCCGGTAGTAACCGGCGGGGTCGCTGAAAGCCCGAGCGTCCAGGAACACGAAGACCCCGTTCGTATCCGGGGTTGTGGTTCCGAGGAGTTGCCAACTGGGAGCCGAGAGGCTCGGGGCTGATTCCACCAGTATGGTGCGGTTGGTCGCGCTGAGTCCTTCGAGCCTAATCTGGTTGCCGGCCAGAGGGCGGATGCTGCGCAGGGCGAGTGAGCCCACCGGGCTGATGGTGAAATCATTGCCATCGCCGCCGCGATAGCTCACCTGAAAGACCTTTTGGCTGTCCATGAGCAGTCCTCCCTCCGGCAGGGCCTGGAACTGTCCTTGGATGGGATCTGTGCCGTCGTTTTGGATAATCACGGAGGTGGAAGTGATCGGCCCTCCGGTGGGCAGGATGCCGAAGCTGCATTCGGCAATGCTTACGCGGCCGGTGACGCTCAGTGCGCCGGGCACTCCGGAGCTAAAGGCAGTGACTCTCAAACTGGAGCCCGGACCGAGAAGCGCGTCGCCGTTGACGGTGATGCTCCCATTCGGGGAGGCGCCGTTGAGCGTGATCTGTCCTCCATCAAGGCGCAAGGATCCCACGTGATTCAGGGTGGCTACGTTGATCAGATGTCCATTGGTGAGCACAGTCATCGTGGGAAAGTTGGCGAACTGATTGCCGGTCTGGAGTACAAAGCTCGCGAAATTGGTAGTGCCCCCGACGGTGATCGAATTGCGAAACAAGGGGCCACTGAAGCCCGCCCCCCCGAAAAATCCGCGTTTGAACCAGGTGGCTCCCTGGTAAGCTCCCATCACCGGGCCGTTGAATCGAAAGTCGCCTCCTCCATCCAGCGCCAGCAGGGTGGTCGGAGGCGCGCTGAGTTGGCCGGTGACACGGATGGTGCAGCCGGGGGCGGCGTTGATCTCGACCGCAGGGCCGGCGAGTCTGAGCGGCAGAACCAGCTCGACGACCAACCCAAGCATTTGCGAGGTGTAGCTGATCCCGGTCTGGAGGGCCAGTTCCACGCCGGATAGCCTCAGAGAATTGGCTTCGATTCGCAGCTCGGTGAGGACAAGTCCGGAAAGATCATTGGTGTTTGAGAGCTGCGCCGATCCCGCCGGAAAGCGTACTGCATCGCCGCTTTGCGGCACCCCGTTCTGCCAGTTGGCAGTGTTCGACCAGAGGCCGTCGGTGCCGGCTCCGCTCCACAGGCGCTCTTCACCCCAAGCTGAGCACGCCGTCGCCAGAACGAGGCATACTCCCATCCACCACGAGCGAAGGCCCGACGACGGGTGGGGCCGACTGACGAGGCACGGCCTCGCCTTGACCGCTGCCTGTGCCCGCCACGGTAAAGATCGATGCAGTGGAAACGGCTCTTTCTCGCGGGATCTCATAGGACTCTCCTCACACGCTGGATTTTCAGGATGGGCATTCTATACTACAAACGGTGGGAACTTCACAAGCCAAAGCGTTCGGAGGGATGGCTTGGCCAGGGCTCTTTCCGGGTGAGGCCCGCAAGGACAGCGTCACCCCAGGTAGGGCGGGCCTCTCAACGTCCCTATTTCCCGAGCCCTAACGATTTAACAGGTTGAATGCAGCGCCGGCCAAAAGGCCGAGGAACGAGCCGCAAACCAATTCAGGCGGGGTGTGACGTCCCAACTCCAGGCGAGACCAAGCGACACCTGCCAAGAAGAGGGCTCCGAGCCCGAGCCAAGCGGGTTGCCCCCAGAAGAGCAGGATGCTGAAAGTGCCAAACGCCAGATGGAGGGAGCTTTTGAGCCGGTTTCCCAGGAGCAGGGCAGCGAGCACGATTCCTCCACCGAGGCTGAGTGCCCAACCTACGGGCCGATAGGCGTCACGTTGAAGGAGTATCAGACCAGGCAGCAGCAGAAGGGTGAGCAGCACCAGGTTCATGGTCTTCCGGTCTTCTCGTCGAACCGCGTCGACATGGGTCCATCGGCCTGACTTT
The DNA window shown above is from Verrucomicrobiales bacterium and carries:
- a CDS encoding c-type cytochrome, giving the protein MRSRLPLPPPASLLSLVLGLLCLASPGLQAQTPEWIWAATPKDKETRFFKKTFSVGAKVSRATLTATCDNGAEVFLNGQRVLRNSEWSRPASADVGAKLQNGENTLHVAARNSEGIAALLVKLDLQFEGGRKQTLVSDTSWLTTENTTGTPNAPLPTEGWVASTSLGALGREPWGDVLKPAVATPAESLKVAPGFRVELIRSSQPGEGSWVSMTIDSKGRLIISPQGDEPMLRLTLDSAGQIAKLETIDLPVRAAMGLLYAFDSLYVNGQGKEGYHLYRLKDTNGDDTYDQVELLRRWQGGPGEHGAHGIVLGQDGKLYIVNGNFVDVPNDLVASSPHKNYADDLVLPRMEDGNGFGAGRKPPGGYVVRLNPDGSQCELFASGQRNTYDIAFNLEGELFGFDSDMEWDWGMPWYRPVRAFHLVSGGDQGFREGSAKWPEYYADSLPATVNIGVGCPTGVRFGTGAKFPSKYQRAFYMMDWTYGRLIAVHLRDMGASYTGSFESFVQGKPLNLNDLEVGKDGAMYFTTGGRGTQAGLYRISYTGNEATSPAPPVADAGVQESRALRKKLETYHGVSQPGGAEAVWPHLGSKDRWIRYAARIGLESQDLTTWKAKAWAETNPTIGLHALLGLARVGASTDQESLLKTLARWPLDTLDEEHKLVKLRVIEVSLARHGLPSAELQKMAVEKLNRQLPAASPALNRELASILSALGAPGIVSRILDLRDASTVQEDQIYFMSILRTHKPGWSPRDRERFFSWLNVKPGDPLPGSTTATRATAHPAFFDQWFRDVGIPANNGASFNGFMKGLRRDAINHLSGDEKQALALLIAEPSKEMPKANLKARAFVKDWRMTDLEPLLNQASQGRDFQRGKEAFLAAQCATCHRFGPEGGAIGPDITAVSSRFTRLDLLSSILEPSKVISEQYENTTFIRTDDEEITGRVLEDRDDRLVLLTSPLTGGKTELKKTEIKSKSKAKLSAMPEGLVNSLTQDEVLDLLAYIESMGNPNHAMFRK
- a CDS encoding glutathione peroxidase, which codes for MKFLAAVTSLLALMTTLSHAASSLYDIPLKDIDQKATSLKAYQGKVLLVVNVASQCGLTPQYKSLEKLHQKFKGKGFTVLGFPCNDFGAQEPGSNEEIKSFCSSKYQVTFPMFDKLHVKGSEQHPLYTALTGKDSPFPGDTKWNFGKFLIGKNGEILKRFEPKTTPDDPAVIEAIEAALASK
- a CDS encoding PhzF family phenazine biosynthesis protein — protein: MRVPYYRVSAFTATPFGGNPAGVCLLPVAVPDHLLQSIAAENNLSETAFLLPQGSDYGLRWFTPSVEVDLCGHATLASAHVLFHELGTAGETVRFNTRSGCLTASRNGPSIELDFPSRPPQACDTPAHLVAGLKAQPAEVLRSRDYVAVFRSEEEVKALCPEMALIATLDCLGVIATAPGRTCDFVSRFFAPQAGVPEDPVTGSAHCSLIPLWANRLGKTTLTARQVSARGGELSCRLNGDRVSIGGECATFQRGELQLG